In Nocardia asteroides, the following proteins share a genomic window:
- a CDS encoding GNAT family N-acetyltransferase, with protein MIDVRPIEPRDADGFVAAFESVAAEGRWIGTELPVDDERRARWRESARGATAGAHTLVAVDGELVVGFARVEIRHGHAHFAMALVSQYRGRGLGRRLLAACVDWAREHDAHKIDLEVWPHNGAARRLYEGAGFVVEGRRRRHWRRGNGELWDSIEMSLVLDEHSPGSPYPDDPGGSRATFPSGEARGSGNT; from the coding sequence GTGATCGACGTGCGCCCGATCGAACCCCGCGACGCCGACGGCTTCGTCGCCGCGTTCGAGTCCGTCGCGGCCGAGGGCCGCTGGATCGGCACCGAACTGCCGGTCGACGACGAACGACGTGCCCGCTGGCGCGAATCCGCGCGGGGCGCCACCGCGGGCGCGCACACCCTGGTGGCCGTCGACGGCGAGCTGGTCGTCGGCTTCGCCCGCGTCGAGATACGGCACGGCCATGCGCACTTCGCGATGGCGCTGGTGTCGCAGTACCGCGGCCGGGGACTGGGCCGTCGCCTGCTCGCCGCGTGTGTGGACTGGGCGCGCGAGCACGATGCGCACAAGATCGACCTCGAGGTCTGGCCGCACAACGGCGCCGCCCGGCGCCTCTACGAAGGAGCGGGGTTCGTCGTCGAGGGTCGTCGCCGCAGGCACTGGCGCCGCGGCAACGGCGAACTGTGGGACTCGATCGAGATGAGCCTGGTCCTCGACGAGCACTCGCCGGGCAGCCCGTATCCCGACGATCCAGGCGGTTCGCGCGCTACGTTCCCGTCGGGAGAAGCGCGGGGGAGCGGGAATACCTGA